GGGCATGGACGCCTTCGATGCCTGCTGCTGCGCCGTATGGCTCCACGGCCGGGCCGGGGATCTGGCGGCGCAGGAGAAGGGACAGTGGGGCATGACACCCACGGATCTTCTGGAGCGTCTGCCGCAGGCCCTGCGGGAAGTGACGGAATAGAGAGACGGCGGGAAACGGAGAGCCTTCCGGAAGGGAGGAGACGTTGAAACGAGGAATGTATCTGGCGGCGGCGCTGTGCCTGCTGCTGTGCGGCTGCGGGAAGAAGGATGCGGCTGAGGCGCAGGCGGTGCAGCAGCGGTATGCGGCTCTGACGGGGGCTGTGGCGGAGGCGGAGATCGTGAGCCATCCGGAGGGGGGAGACTCGCAGCTTTACGGTGCGCTGCACCTGTGACCGGACAAAAGACACGGCCACCACCACGGTGATGGCCCCGGAGGAGCTGGCGGGGCTGTCCGCCACCGTCACCGGGGAGAAGCTGCTGATCCAGTATGACGGTCCGGCGCTGGCGGCAGGAGTGGGGGACACCGTGTCCCCGGCCAACTGCATCCCCTATCTGCTGCGGGCGCTGGCGGAGGGGTATGTGCTGGAGGTGGGGGAGGAGACGCTGGAGGATATCCCCTGCCTGCGGCTGGCGCTGGACACCACAGATGCCGACGGCGAGAAGGTGGTGTGTACCGTGTGGCTGGCAGAGGAGGATCCGGTGTATGCAGAGCTTTCAAGGGAAGGGAAGCTGTTGCTGTCGGTGCGCTTCACGGCGTTTCAGCAGACCAAAAGCGACGGTGGAGAATAAAGGCAAGCCCTGACCGTCCTGTGAGCCTATCAAAAAAGTGAGAGCCTTTCGTCAACGGGGCGGAAGGGTGTGTGCGGGAAACCCGGAAGGGTGTCCTGCACGATGATGATCCCCATTTTTCAGAACTTTTTGAAGTTCTGAAAAATGCCTCAGCGTGTCGAAAAGACTGTTTCGACACGCTGACAGGCCGGAAGTACTTGACTTCCGGCCTGTTTCTTACATTTATTTCTTCCGCACGGCATAGATGACCACCAGTAGACCCACTGTGGCGCAGATGGTGCAGAACAGCAGCATCCCATTTACGCCGGTTCGATCCAGCAGCTGGCCGCTGACGAAGTTGCCGAAGGCGGAGCCAACGCCGGTAGTGGCCATGCCCATGAGGGACTGGCCCTTCACCTGATTGGCCGGGTCGATGTGTTCGGCCACATAGTATACCGTGGCGGGGATGAAAATGCCGTACTCGAAGAAGTCCAGCGCCGCCGCCAGATACAGCACCGGCACCGACCGGGCTGCCCAGAACAGCCCGGCCCGGATGACGAAGAAGACGGCGCAGAAGATCAGCAGCCACACCAGCGGTACCTTACGCCGCATCCGGCTGAACAGACCCATGGCGGGCAGCTCCAGAAACGCCGCTACCGCCAGCGCCGAGCCCATCATGCTCTCACTGCCGCCCACCTTGCCCACGATATGGATCATGTAGGTACAGGTGGCGCTGTGGCAGGCCATCAGCAGCGCACAGCCCACCAGCAGCCATGTGTAGGCGGGGTAACGCCGCAGCACCTGTCCCACGGACAGCACCGGGCCGCTTCCTGCGGTGGCCTCCATCGTGCGGGAGGCCCGGAAGCGCCATGTCAGCAGCAGGAGCAGCAGCATTTCCCCGGCAAATACCGGCAGCACCGCCGTGGGGGCGTACCGCTCCACCACCACGCCCAGCACCAGCACCGATGCGGCGTAGCAGGCGGAGCCGAGACCCCGGCTCAGACCGTAGTTCAGGGCCACGCCATGCTGCTGCAGCTCCATGGCCATGGCACTGTGGAAGGGGGCCGTGGCCGTCAGAGAGATGCCCACCAGCACATACAGGACCGCCGTCACCGCCATGCTCCCGGCGGAGCACCACAGTCCCACGGCGCACAGCAGCAGAAGTCCCGTCAGGGCCATGGCCAGACGGCGGCTGGTGAAGCGTCGGTCCCGGTCCGCCAGCGACGCCAGCACCGGCTGCACCGCCAAGGGCATCAGCAGCGCCAGCGCAGACACCGTACCGATCTGGCTGTTGCTGAAGCCGCGGTATAGAAGCAGCACCGACAAAAAGGCCCAGATGGCGGCAAAGCCTGCCCAGTAAAGGCTCTGGATCCCGGCGTAGCACAGGTTCAGCTTTCGCAGCTGTCCGCTCTCCATGAACATCCCTCCCTATGGTTCAAAAGTGTAGTATCAAAAGCGGGCCCTGTCAAGAAGCGATTTTTCTTGACATTTTTTGTCCTGTTATTATACTTAAATGCAATCGATTCCATTGTCCGGGAGGAACACGCCATGTCTGTCATTATCCGGGACGCCTGTATCTCCGATGCGCCCCGTCTGCTGGAAATTTACGACTACTACGTTCAGCATACCGCCATCAGCTTCGAATATACCACCCCCACGCAGGAGGAGTTTTGCCGGCGGATGCGGCACATCATGAGCCGCTACCCCTATCTGGTGGCGGAGGTGGACGGCACGGTGCAGGGCTACGCCTACGCCGGGGCTTTTGTGGGTCGGGCCGCTTATGACTGGAGCTGTGAGCTGACCATCTATCTGGCCCGCGACGCCCGGAAAATGGGGTTGGGGCGGCAGCTGTATACGGCGCTGGAACAGCGGTTGGCGCAGATGGGGGTGCTGAACCTCTACGCCTGCATCGGCTGGCCGGAGGCGGAGGACGAGTATCTCACCCGCAACAGCGCCCAGTTCCATGAGCATCTGGGCTTCACGCTGGCCGGGACCTTCCGCCGCTGCGGCTATAAGTTCGGCCGCTGGTACGACATGGTCTGGATGGAGAAGCTCCTTGCGCCCCACCGGCCCCAGCAACCGCCCATTATTCCCTATCCGGACCTGCCCCACGGCGAAAACGTGTGAGGGAGAGAAATAAAAAACCTGCGGTACCGTGTACCGCAGGTTTTTGTTGATTTTTTCGGTTTTCCGCAGGGAAAACGGGACAGAGAGCTTACTCCACCGTGACGCTCTTGGCCAGATTCCGGGGCTTGTCGATGTCGCAGCCACGCTCCAGCGCAATGTAGTAGCTCAGCAGCTGCAGCGGCACCACGCCCAGCTGGGGCAGCAGCATCTCCTCGGTGTCGGGAATGGTCATCAGCATGGGGACACGCTTGCCCATCTCCCCGGCATGGCTCTCGGTGGTCAGGGCCAGTACCTGTGCGCCACGGGCCTGCACCTCCACCACGTTGCTCATGGCCTTGTCAAACAGCGGGGTATATGTCCCCAGCGCAATGACCAGCGTGCCATCCTCAATGAGAGAGATGGTGCCATGCTTCAGCTCGCCGGAGGCGTAGGCCTCGGAGTGGATATAGCTGATCTCCTTGAGCTTCAGGCTCCCCTCCAGCGACAGGGCGTAGTCCAGATTCCGACCGATGAAGAACACATCCTCCCGGCCGGCGCAGCGCTTGGCGATGTCGTGGATGTGCTCCGCCTGCTCCAGAATACGCTCCATCTGCTCCGGCAGCTTTTCGATGCCTCGAACCATGGCGCTGTACACCTCGTGATCCAGCGTCCCCATGACCTGACTGAAATACAGTCCCAGCAGATTCAGCACCGCCATCTGGGTGCTGTATGCCTTGGTAGTGGCCACGGCGATCTCCGGCCCGGCCCACGTATAGAGTACCGTATGGGACTCCCGTGCGATAGAGGAGCCTACCACGTTAACGATGCTCAGGATGTGGGCGCCCCGGCGCTTGGCCTCCCGCAGGGCCGCCATGGTGTCCAGCGTCTCGCCGGACTGGCTGATGACGATGACCAGATCGCCCTTGCCCACGATGGGATCGCTGTACCGGAACTCGGAGGCCAGACACACCTCCACGCTGCGCCGCAGCATCCG
The genomic region above belongs to Vescimonas coprocola and contains:
- a CDS encoding MFS transporter — its product is MESGQLRKLNLCYAGIQSLYWAGFAAIWAFLSVLLLYRGFSNSQIGTVSALALLMPLAVQPVLASLADRDRRFTSRRLAMALTGLLLLCAVGLWCSAGSMAVTAVLYVLVGISLTATAPFHSAMAMELQQHGVALNYGLSRGLGSACYAASVLVLGVVVERYAPTAVLPVFAGEMLLLLLLTWRFRASRTMEATAGSGPVLSVGQVLRRYPAYTWLLVGCALLMACHSATCTYMIHIVGKVGGSESMMGSALAVAAFLELPAMGLFSRMRRKVPLVWLLIFCAVFFVIRAGLFWAARSVPVLYLAAALDFFEYGIFIPATVYYVAEHIDPANQVKGQSLMGMATTGVGSAFGNFVSGQLLDRTGVNGMLLFCTICATVGLLVVIYAVRKK
- a CDS encoding GNAT family N-acetyltransferase, which codes for MSVIIRDACISDAPRLLEIYDYYVQHTAISFEYTTPTQEEFCRRMRHIMSRYPYLVAEVDGTVQGYAYAGAFVGRAAYDWSCELTIYLARDARKMGLGRQLYTALEQRLAQMGVLNLYACIGWPEAEDEYLTRNSAQFHEHLGFTLAGTFRRCGYKFGRWYDMVWMEKLLAPHRPQQPPIIPYPDLPHGENV